ATCAGTCGGTCAATCAGCGTCTTCAGGCGCTGCGTTTTCGCTCCAACCTGCACGCTGGCAAGTGGGAGCGTGCCATCGACGAGCATGTCGAGATGTTGCACGCGCTGCATCGGCGCGACGGCGCAACGCTGGGCCGGCTGCTCCGCGCCCATTTGATGGCCAAGTGTGCCGCCGTGCTCGCGAACGTACGTGTTGCTGCATAAGTCGCTGAACTCACTCAGCTCGTTCAGCTCGTTCAACTCGCTCAACTCGCTCAACTCGCTCAACTCGCTCAACTCGCTCAACTCGCTCAGCTCGCTCAGCTCGCTCAAGCCGGCCTCGCGGCTCATGCCGCATCCGCGGCGAGCTGGGTGCCCTTGCGCGCGATATCAGGCCGCGCGGCTCATGCTGACCAGTCCTTCGTTGAGCATCGCCGCGACGTAAGCGTCCGTTTTGCTGCGCAGGTGCGCCTCCATCAGCGCACGCAGGCGTTTGCCGTCGCGCTTGCGCATCAACGCCAGCATCTGCGCATGTTCGTCCACGGCCTGACGCCAGCGCTCCGGCGTCGGCGTGAGGCGCTCGCGCACATGCCGCAGGCGGGCGTTGAGATTGTGAAAGTATTCGGCCAGCGGGCCGTTGTCCGCCATGCGCAGAATGCCTAGATGGATCTGCTGATTGAGCGCAAAGTAGGCGGCATGATCGGTGCGCGCATAGGCGGCTTCCATCAGGTCTTGCAGGCGGGCCAGTTCGGTCAGGTCGTCATCCGTCGCCTTCTCGCAGGCCTGTTCGCCCGAGAGTCCTTCCAATACCGCCATCACGGCGAGCAGATTCACCACCTCATCGACGCTCACGCGCGCCACACGCGCCCGGCGCGTCTGCGAAATCTCCACGAGCCCTTCGTTCGCGAGCCGTTTGAGCGCCTCGCGCAACGGCGTGCGCGATACCGCAAGCTCGTCGCACAACGCGCGCTCCGACAGCGGTGCGCCGGGCCGCAAGTCGCCGCGCACGATGCGCGCCTTGAGGGCTTCGTACGCCGCGGCGTTGAGCGAGGCGGAAGTGGTCATGCTTATCGATGTCAAAAATTGGAGTGCCAATTTTGATGGCGATGCCGCCGAGCGTCAATCCGTAAAGTACTGGAAAGTTGAATGGATTCCACGTTAACCCTGATTCAGGCAATTGCCGCTTGCCAACGACACGCAGTCGATTCTATCGTTTACAAAAAATTGGTATACCAAAAAACTAACCCAGCCGACATCCGATGCGTGCCGGCGATCAAA
This is a stretch of genomic DNA from Pandoraea faecigallinarum. It encodes these proteins:
- a CDS encoding GntR family transcriptional regulator, whose translation is MTTSASLNAAAYEALKARIVRGDLRPGAPLSERALCDELAVSRTPLREALKRLANEGLVEISQTRRARVARVSVDEVVNLLAVMAVLEGLSGEQACEKATDDDLTELARLQDLMEAAYARTDHAAYFALNQQIHLGILRMADNGPLAEYFHNLNARLRHVRERLTPTPERWRQAVDEHAQMLALMRKRDGKRLRALMEAHLRSKTDAYVAAMLNEGLVSMSRAA